GGCTACCAGCAGGGATTACAAAATCAGATCATGGATTTAATTTATGCCGGGTCTGAAGTAAGTTTGCTGGATAAAACGGGCGGGCTTTTTGTTCGTAATGGCGAGCACCTCTCCGCTGAGGATAAGTTGCTTTTGATGAGCGTGGCCTGCCTGTATCTTGATGACCGTGCGGGTGGAATTTATGAGCAGCTTAACCAGCGTATTCACTCCCTGAAACCTCCGGCCAGAGCATTCATTCCGCATGCTGTGCGCGAACGTAATCAACATACGGACTGGACACCCGATACCCGTCAGTTACGCCATTTCAACGGATACGGTGGATTTTCTCAGGACGGTAGAGAGTATCAGATTGTCCTGCGGGAAAATGCGCTGACACCTGCCCCTTGGTCAAACGTATTGGCAAATTCTCATTTTGGTAGTGTGATTTCAGATGCGGGACAGGCCTATACCTGGTATGAGAATGCGCATGAATACCGGTTGACACCGTGGGAGAACGATCCGGTTAGCGATCGCAGTGGTGAGGCGCTTTACCTGCGCGATGAAGAGAGCGGTGAGTGCTGGTCACCGACGACATTGCCTGTTCGCGGACACGGTGATTACCTGACCCGCCATGGTTTTGGTTATAGCGTCTTTGCCCATCGTGAGAGCGGTATAGACAGCGAGCTGACGGTTCTGGTTGCCGAAGAGGCACCGGTTAAACTGGTGCTCCTGACGCTCAGTAACACTTCTGGACGGACACGCAAACTCTCCGTCACTGGCTATGTGGAATGGACACTCGGAGGATCCCGAACCCGCTCAGCCCCTCACATTGTGACACAGGCGGTCAGTATCTCTGGCGGCTGCGGGGTGCTGGCGAACAACTTTTACGGTGATAACGGTGGCGGGCGTACTGCATTTTTTGCTGTCAGCGGTAATGACTGTTCGCTGACGGGTGACCGCAGGGAGTTTATCGGCCGTAATGGTTCCTTGCACGATCCGTCTGCTATGAAACTGCGCAGGCTTTCAGGTAAGACGGGAGCCGGTCTGGATCCCTGCGGCGCGGTACAATCGTCTGTCACATTAATTGACGGGGATCAGAGGACATTTATTTTGGTCCTCGGCGCAGATGAGAATCATGTCCGCGCTCAGGAGACGCTTGCCCGTTATCTGAATGAAGATACGGTCCGCCAGGAGCTGAACCGGGTTCATAAACGCTGGCACAATGTGCTCGATAAAATCGTGGTTAACACCCCCGACACTTCCGTAAATTTGCTGGTCAATGGCTGGCTACTGTATCAGACAGTAGCCTGTCGCCTTATGGCTCGCAGTGGTTACTATCAGTCTGGTGGTGCTTTTGGTTTTCGCGATCAACTGCAGGATACGCTGGCACTGAGTCATGCTGATCCGAGCCGGATGCGCGAACAGATAATACTGTGCGCATCACGGCAATTTATCGAGGGAGATGTGCAACACTGGTGGCACCCTCCACACGGCAACGGTGTTCGTACCCGCTGTTCTGATGACTACCTGTGGCTTCCGCTGGCCGTTTGCCACTATGTGGAAACGACAGGCGATAAGGATGCCCTGGAAATACGCATCCCTTATCTAGAGGGGCGTCCGCTCCAGCCTGGCGAAGAGTCCGTCTATGACACGCCAGTCATTAGCGGCACTGAAGAGACACTCTGGTTACACTGCGTCAAAGCTATTCAGCATGGGCTGAGGTTCGGAGAGCATGGCCTGCCGCTTATGGGGGCAGGCGACTGGAATGATGGGATGAATCGGGTCGGCATTGAAGGCAAAGGGGAAAGTGTCTGGCTTGGCTTCTTCCTGTACGAGGTTTTGCAGCGTTTCGCCCTCCTGGCCGAGTGCAGGCAGGACGACAGCATCGCCTCGATGTGTCGTTCGCAGGCCTTGCGACTGCAAAAAAATCTCGACGTCCACGCCTGGGATGGCGAATGGTTCCGGCGCGGGTATTTTGACGATGGCACTCCCTTGGGGGCAAAAGCCTCGCAAGACTGCCGGATTGATGCTATTGCGCAAAGTTGGTCTGTATTGTCTGGGGCAGCAAGCCCGAGTCGCTGCGCACAGGCCATGCAGGCGCTGGATAAGCACCTTGTGGATAACGAGGGTGGATTGATTAAACTTTTAACTCCCCCTTTCGATGGACATGGCCCGAATCCGGGTTACATTCAGGGGTATCTTCCCGGCGTGCGGGAAAACGGAGGGCAGTACACCCACGGTGCCATCTGGACAGTTATGGCATTCGCCCGGATGGGGAATACAGAACGCGCCTGGCAACTCTGGTCAATGATCAACCCGATAAACCATACGCTGAATGCAAACTCGGTCGAGATTTATAAAGCCGAGCCTTATGTCATGAGCGCTGATGTCTACAGTGTCGCTCCCCATACCGGGCGTGCAGGATGGAGCTGGTATACTGGTTCCGCAGGCTGGGCCTACCGTCTTCTTACCGAGGAATTACTGGGGATAAAACGTTCTGGCACCGCCTTTACTGTTCATGCCCGGCTGCCGGATGCGTGGCCGTCTTGTGCTATGACATATCAATATGGCGAAAGCCATTATCAGATTAGTGTTTCACGCGGCGACGGAGAATATAGGGTTACACTGGATGGCGCTCTCCTGCCCAGTGACAGAATCCCGCTGCTGGATGATGGACAAAACCATACGGTTGAAATCATTCAAAACTGACACTGACTCAAAACGCGCATTAACATCTGCCGTTAATGCGCTGATTGTCTCTGAGAACATCAATCGCGGTCTGCATGGCGACTTTGTCATCCCGCCTTTTTTGCCTATCCTGCATCACCTGAAGGTACTCAAGCAAGGTTCGGGTATTAATCGGTCGGCCCTGTTTACCCACAGCCAGCACGGCTTTGCCAAGGATAATTTTCACTGGCGGCAACTGTGCAGGGTACCAGTCAAGAGTGTCTTCTGATTTCATCATAAATTTCTCATGGAAGGGTAGTGTATCATAAATCAGACATTCATTTTTCTTTTCAACGGTAGTGATGTGATGGATACCCTTTCCTAAGGTAGTCAGTGCCATGGTCTTACCCAGCAATAATGGACACGCGACTAAGTGAGTAAACTCTCAATCAGAGGTGACTCACATGACAAAGTCCATACCAACCAGCAAGAAGCCCCGTAAGCCACACACGCCTGAATTTCGTGAGGAAGTCCTGAAGCTTGCCGAACGCATCGGCGTGGTGGGGTGCCTATTTTTTGAATAATTAGGAAATGAAATGATCCAAAATATGAAAGTGACAGAACCAAGTCTGCCTCATACCCCTAACAAGCGAGGGATTTCCACTGGGTCACCGTGCTGCTGGCTTGTGCATGTGGTTTGATCGCCGCCAACATCTACTATGCACAGCCACTGATCGGCCCGATCAGTGCAGGGTTGAACCTCTCAGAAGAGGCCACCGCCCTGATCATTACCTTGACCCAAGTTGGTTACGGGATCGGTTTACTGTTCGTCGTTCCGCTCGGTGATCTTTTTGAGAACCGTCGCCTTGCACTGACAATTCTTGCTATTGGCGCAGTTGGACTTCTTATTTCAGGTTTTGTTACTTGATTGGAGGCTTTGCTTGCTGGTGCCTTGCTCATAGGGCTCGGTTCGGTGACGGTGCAGATCCTGGTTCCCTATGTTGGTTGCCACTAACATCCGGGCGTGTCAGTCGGCAGGTCTGAGCATTAGCCGGAACAAGGCAAGGCTGGTGGCTGTCGCCGTCAGGTTGTAAAGCGTGGCCCAGGCCAGGGCTACGCCGTGCTGCGAGGCTGTGTCGCCCGCTTGATGTGCCAATTGTCCGAACAGGATCGTGCCGACAATCGTCACGCCCAGCGCATTGCCCAGGGTCTGCAACGTGCTCACCAGGCCCGATGCAACGCCTGCCTGAGCATCCTCGACTCGAGCCAGGATGCTGCCGAGTGCCGCAGGAATCGCTACGCCCTGACCGAATCCGTTGAGCACCAGTGCCAGTACCAGCCAGGGTAGCGCATGTGGAGCAGCCGCACCGACCGTAGCAGCCAGCGCCAGCCCGGCAATGAAAACCAACAAACCGATGATCAGCACCTTCTCACCCAGCGCGCCACGCAGGCGTGGTCCGAGCAGCGAGCCGGCGAAGAACGCCACGGCGGACGGAGTGAACACCATACCTGCCGCCAGCGGTGAGAGATGCAAGCCAGCCTGCAGCAGCAAGGTCAACGAGAAGAAGAACGAGCTGATGGCCGAGTAGAAGAGGAAGAAGCCAAATGTACCAGCCAGGAAGGGCCTGTTGCGAAGCAAGGTGACATCGAACATGGGCATACCGCCTGCACGCTGCAAGCGGCGCTCATGACAAAGAAACCATGCCCACAGGCCGAACGATCCAAGTGGCAGACTCCACGACCACCACGGCCAGCTGTACTCACGGCCCAGCATGAGGGGAACCAGCAGTAGCGCGACGCCGGCCAGCGCGGCGAGCGTACCGGCCGAGTCCAGGCGTACACGGATGCGCGGGGTCGCCGGCAGGACGCGCAGACCGACTATGATGGCGAGCAATCCTATGGGAACATTTATCAAGAACACCACGCGCCAGCCGATTACGCTGGAGGTCAGTTCAATCAGCCAGCCTCCGAGCAACTGGGACACCGTGGCGGCTATACCCTGGACGGCACCAAGAATGGCGAAGGCTCGTGCGCGCTCAGCGCCGTCGAACAGCAGGCGAATTGATGCGAGCACCTGCGGCATTAATAACGCGGCACCCGCCCCCTGGGCGATGCGCGCCAGGATCAGGCCATTGGCGTTCGGACTCAGTCCGCAGCCGAGCGAAGCGATGGTGAAGACGGCCATGCCCCACAGGAACATGCGCCGCCGACCCAGCATGTCCCCTAGGCGGGCACCTGTCATCAGGCCGATGCCATAGGCTGCGGCGTATCCCACGAGCACCAGTTGCAGTTGCACTTCGGTTGGTGTCAGCCGCAGGCGAATGTCCGGGATCGCTACATGGACGATGAACAGATCAAGAATGACGACAAAGTTGCCGCTCAGCAGAATGGCCAATGCCCACCAGCGCCGGTGCCGGGGCAACGCAGAAATGGAATTAGAACTGGACATCGGGATCATCCGATATAAATATATATGATCGTATATATACACTAGCTGGCAGCAGCACGCCAAGGAAAACCATCATGAATGAACGCACCCCAACCGTTTCCCGGCAGGATGGCCGCCGTCTGCGCGGCGATCGCTCGCGCAGCCTGATCCTTGCGGCGTCGATCCGTATGGCCTCGAAGGAGGGGCTGGAGAGCCTGACCTTCGGGCGTGTGGGCAGTGCTGCCGGCATGAGCAAAAGCAATATCCAGGTGCTGTTTGGCAGCCGGGAACAGCTTCAGATGGCCACGCTGGACGAGGCGATGGCGCACTATCGTGCATGCGTTGTCGAACCAGCAATGGCCGAGTCTTCACCGTTGGCTCAACTGACGGCACTGATCGATAACTGGTACCGATTTGTGAGCCGACTCGAACTGCCGGGAGGTTGCTTTCTCAACGCCGTCAGCAGCGAGTTCCGTTGTCGGCCGGGGTCGATCCGCGAGTGCATCGAGCGCTACCGCCAGGCAAAGCGGTTACGTTTTCGCGACTTGGTCGCACGCGCACAGGCCGCCGGTGAACTGGGAGCCGATCTGGATGTGGACGATCTCGTCTTCCGGTGGATAGCCTGCGAAGCTGCCGCTAACGTGGCTATTTTTATGCAGGACGAGGACGAGTTCACTCGTGCGCATGCGGCCGCTCTGGCACCGCTGTGCGGGAAACGCAGTGTGGCAATGCCGAACGCTGCAGATACTGCGTAAAAAAGCGCCCTGCACGGGGGCACCTGGGCTCTGGGGAGTCAGGGATCAGGCGAACTGCAGCCGTACGATAGGTAGGTGTTCGCGGTGTTCTGCCTGCCACAGATCGTAGGCTGCCTGCTCGGCAAGGTATTGTCGCGCGCTACCGAGACCGGCCAGTGCGCCCAGCAGGCAGCCAAAGGCGTTGGAACGGTCGCTGAGCACGACGAGGGACGTTTTCCCAGACGAGCGTGGCAGGGGGCTGACGGTTTTCGATGCGGGTTTGGTCGATGACATTGGCAAGCTCCACGTAGCTGAGGGTTTAGGCGCCGGGAACGGCATCGATGATCTCGCTGGCGATCAGTTCGCCCTCCCAGTCAGCGTCAGTGGCGATGACCAGTTCGGTCGCTTTGCTCAGCAGGGCTTTGACGGCTTTGAATTGCGATGCTGTCTTTGATTTGACTTCGACACGACAGTGTTCGGGAATGATAGGTAACTGCTCGATGGACCAGCGCTTGTACTGCTCGCCATAGGCTTCAGGCGGAGCGGCTTCAACGAGGTGTCCGATGCACCAGGTTACGGTGATGCCTGAACCGATGAGGCACCCATACCTCTTTGGGTTGCCTCAGTACACGCCCGATATCTTTGCCTTGGGAGGGCTTTTCACATAGAAATAGCTTCATTGAATTCTCTCGGCACGTGAATCATGCCGTCGAGTATTCCCAACTGAAGACGTTAACGTTATAAAAAATACGGATTGCGAACCAACGCATTGGCACTGTCATATGGGGATTGTGGTTGTGTGTCGTGTGCCGGTTTATGGCAAGTCGATGCTGGCAGAGGATGCGACTATTGAGCCCCATTTGCGCAGAGCATCCCTAAGCATGTTTCGCTACAGCCTTCAACGATAGCAATCGTTGGGCAGTAGATGTGTTTTCTGCCGATGTCGATGGTGTTGCATTGCCGCTGAAACAGGCTTTGTGAATCGGCCGAATCGCTATGTCGGCTTTCCCTCAGTCAAAACGGAAACAAGTTCTCGGCGATAAAATCTACAAATGCCCTGATTTTCGGCGATAGGTGACGGCTCGACGGCCACAGTACATGGAAGACCATACATTCGCGGTTGTACTCGTCCAACACGGTGACCAGCTTACCTTCCTGCAACTGCTGACGTACCGCAATCTCTGGAAGGCAGGCGATCCCCAAACCTTGCTCGGCAAAGCACACTTGCGGATCGAGGGTGTTGGTCACCATGCTGATCGGCAATTCAATAGCCGACGTATTAGCAGCGCGTGTCAAAGGCCAGGCGTCCAGTTTTCCCGTACTTGGGAAGCGATATAGCAAGCATGCGTGATTGGTTAGATCTGCAGGTTCGTTCGGGAAGCCCACCTGACTGAAATAGCTCGGTGCGCCGACGATCACTTTGCGACAGGAGCCAAGACGGCGCGACATTAAGCGGGAATCACGAGGCTCACCGGTGCGAATCACCGCGTCGAAGCCTTCTTCAATGACGTCTACCAGGCGATCTGAATAGTCGAAGTCCAGCTCAATGTCCGGGTAGAGCCGCTTGAACGTAGCGAGCTTCGGCATGAACCGTGTACCGACTGAGGGCAGGCTAATGCGTAGCTTGCCTCTCGGAGCACTCTGGGTCTGTAGAAGTTCAGCTTCTGCCGACTCCACTTCGCAGAGGATGCGGCGGCAGCGCTCCAGGAATAGCGCACCTTCTGGGGTCAGGTTGATGGTGCGGGTGGAACGATGGAACAACCGCACACCCAGACGTTCTTCTAGTCTAACGATCGCCTTGCTGACGGCCGATGCCGAAATTCCGAGTTGCCGGCCTGCGGCAGTGAAGCTGAGGGTTTCCCCTGCGTGAACAAACACATTCAGCGCCCCCAAGTTATCCATGCACACTCCTATTGATGACGTTAAAGTCATAAGTATTATGAAATTTAGCCTATTTTTCATTTATTTGCGATAAGCGATACTGCCAGGGAGCATTCAGGCGTGCCAATCGGTTGCGCGAAAATAGAGAAGAAAGGGCCTTAAATGACAACGAATACCGTGATCGGAAGTGCAGAAAAAGTACCGTTAGGCGCATTGCTGGGTTTGGCGATGGCAGCCTTCATCACCTTGCTTACTGAGATCATGCCGGCGGGATTACTGTCCTCCATCGCTCAGGGGCTGAACGTCTCAGAAAGCCTTGCGGGACAGTTCATCACTGCCTACGCCGTGGGCGCATTGGTCGCCGCGATCCCCATCACGACACTGACGCAAGGCGTGCGTAGGCGTCCACTGCTTCTGATTGCGATCCTCGGGTTCGCGGTTGTCAATCTTGTCACTGCGCTCTCCGACAGCTATGGCGTTTCTCTCACGGCGCGTTTTTTCGCTGGTGTCTTTGGCGGTATCGTCTGGTCTTTGTTGGCCGGCTATGCTGTGCGCATGTCACCGGCTCATCTCAGTGGTCGAGCAATCGCAATTTCCGGTGCTGGTGGGACCATCGCATTGGTGCTCGGCGTTCCACTTGGCACGTGGTTAGGCCGGTTCATCGGCTGGCAAGGTGCCTTTGGGTTGATGACAGCTCTGGCGCTACTGCTCATGGTCTGGATCGTTGTAATCGTTCCAGATTTTCCTGGCCAAGTGAAGGAAAAGCGCCAGGCACTTTCCAGTGTCTTCCTGAAAACCGGCATACGCTCTGTTTTGTTGGTGGTCTTCACCTTTGTCGTTGCCCACAACATTCTCTACATCTACATCGAGCCTTTCCTAGTGCCTTCGGACTTGTCCGCCAAGGTAGATATGGTGCTGTTTGTCTTTGGGACTGGGTCGATTGTTGGTCTCTGGTGTGTCGGTGCGTGGGTCGATCGTCAGTTGCAATGGCTTGCCGTGGGAAGCATTACTGTCTTCGCCTTCGCTTCTCTGTTGCTCGGCCTTTGGGGCGATAGCCCACAGATTGTTTACCTATCCATCATGGCTTGGGGGTTAGCCTTCGGCGGATTTGCCACGATCACCCAGACGGCATTGTCCCGTTTCGCGGGTGACTCAGTGGATGTTGCGCAGTCCGTGTACACGACGGCTTGGAATACTGCTGTTGCTGGCGGCGGCGTAGTTGGAGGGCTTTTGCTTGAGCGGATTGGCGTCGCATCGTTTGCTTGGATCGTCATCGGCATTCTTGCCATTTCGCTGTTGGGTACGGTCTTTGCCATGAACAGAGCGTTGGTGAGTAATAATTGACACTGGAGTTTGAGGTGCTTGAGCCTAGGTTGATAGACGGGCATTGGAAAAAATTTAGGGTTGAGCTTGCCATAAGAAGAATTCTGGTCCATAATGCTGTCCATCCTATGTAGGGATGAAGGGAAAAACCTTTAGTAATCAAAAGGTTAGAGTCTAATTTCTGGGCTCGTCTCCCGCTACAAGTTTTATCATTGCTTGTCACCATACAAGCTGTGTGTAGTAATCAGACGTAACGCCTGTTGTCGTCTGTCCGATATGCGGGAATAGCTCAGTTGGTAGAGCACGACCTTGCCAAGGTCGGGGTCGCGAGTTCGAGTCTCGTTTCCCGCTCCAATTTGTGATCTGTAGACTGCTATTGAAGTCTGCAAGTCGTTGAAAATAGGACCTTCGGGTCCTTTTTTCGTTCCAGCGAAGTCTACTGGAATCCGTCTACATCCACGCTTTTTTAGTCCATTTTTTAGTCCATAAAAAACGGGTGCGTGGGGTTCCGTATTCTTGCTGGGTCGGAGCGAGCCATGGGTCGAGGATCTAGCCTAACTCTTCAGGTTAGGAGCTGGAACTATGGCACTATCAGACATGGCGGTTCGCCAAGCCAGGGCAACAGGCAAGGCCTATACACTTGGCGACATCGATGGTCTCTCCTTGGCTGTGACCGACGGTAATGCCTTCAACTAATTGAAGGCATTACCGAGAGAAGTATGCCGCATACCTGTAATATGTATTGCGAGTATTACTCTCATA
The window above is part of the Pectobacterium araliae genome. Proteins encoded here:
- a CDS encoding MFS transporter, encoding MSSSNSISALPRHRRWWALAILLSGNFVVILDLFIVHVAIPDIRLRLTPTEVQLQLVLVGYAAAYGIGLMTGARLGDMLGRRRMFLWGMAVFTIASLGCGLSPNANGLILARIAQGAGAALLMPQVLASIRLLFDGAERARAFAILGAVQGIAATVSQLLGGWLIELTSSVIGWRVVFLINVPIGLLAIIVGLRVLPATPRIRVRLDSAGTLAALAGVALLLVPLMLGREYSWPWWSWSLPLGSFGLWAWFLCHERRLQRAGGMPMFDVTLLRNRPFLAGTFGFFLFYSAISSFFFSLTLLLQAGLHLSPLAAGMVFTPSAVAFFAGSLLGPRLRGALGEKVLIIGLLVFIAGLALAATVGAAAPHALPWLVLALVLNGFGQGVAIPAALGSILARVEDAQAGVASGLVSTLQTLGNALGVTIVGTILFGQLAHQAGDTASQHGVALAWATLYNLTATATSLALFRLMLRPAD
- a CDS encoding TetR/AcrR family transcriptional regulator, with the protein product MNERTPTVSRQDGRRLRGDRSRSLILAASIRMASKEGLESLTFGRVGSAAGMSKSNIQVLFGSREQLQMATLDEAMAHYRACVVEPAMAESSPLAQLTALIDNWYRFVSRLELPGGCFLNAVSSEFRCRPGSIRECIERYRQAKRLRFRDLVARAQAAGELGADLDVDDLVFRWIACEAAANVAIFMQDEDEFTRAHAAALAPLCGKRSVAMPNAADTA
- a CDS encoding toprim domain-containing protein gives rise to the protein MGSGITVTWCIGHLVEAAPPEAYGEQYKRWSIEQLPIIPEHCRVEVKSKTASQFKAVKALLSKATELVIATDADWEGELIASEIIDAVPGA
- a CDS encoding LysR family transcriptional regulator produces the protein MDNLGALNVFVHAGETLSFTAAGRQLGISASAVSKAIVRLEERLGVRLFHRSTRTINLTPEGALFLERCRRILCEVESAEAELLQTQSAPRGKLRISLPSVGTRFMPKLATFKRLYPDIELDFDYSDRLVDVIEEGFDAVIRTGEPRDSRLMSRRLGSCRKVIVGAPSYFSQVGFPNEPADLTNHACLLYRFPSTGKLDAWPLTRAANTSAIELPISMVTNTLDPQVCFAEQGLGIACLPEIAVRQQLQEGKLVTVLDEYNRECMVFHVLWPSSRHLSPKIRAFVDFIAENLFPF
- a CDS encoding MFS transporter; amino-acid sequence: MTTNTVIGSAEKVPLGALLGLAMAAFITLLTEIMPAGLLSSIAQGLNVSESLAGQFITAYAVGALVAAIPITTLTQGVRRRPLLLIAILGFAVVNLVTALSDSYGVSLTARFFAGVFGGIVWSLLAGYAVRMSPAHLSGRAIAISGAGGTIALVLGVPLGTWLGRFIGWQGAFGLMTALALLLMVWIVVIVPDFPGQVKEKRQALSSVFLKTGIRSVLLVVFTFVVAHNILYIYIEPFLVPSDLSAKVDMVLFVFGTGSIVGLWCVGAWVDRQLQWLAVGSITVFAFASLLLGLWGDSPQIVYLSIMAWGLAFGGFATITQTALSRFAGDSVDVAQSVYTTAWNTAVAGGGVVGGLLLERIGVASFAWIVIGILAISLLGTVFAMNRALVSNN